TGGCTGATTCGGCCGCGGCGCTTTTGATGCCGCCATTAATGCACGCCATCCGGCAAGAGGCGCCGGGATTGGATGTTCGCATGTTGCCATTGACGACGCGCGATCCGCGGCCATTGTTATTGCAGAACGATATTGATATCGCTATCGGGTCGTATCCGGGTGTCGTTCTGCAACTGAACGTCGAACAAGGTGAGCTGTCGCCAATTCGTCATCAACAGTTGTATAGCGGGGAATATCGATGCATTATGCGGAAGAATCACCCGCTGGCTCGTGGCGAATTAACCCTGGACAGTTATTGCGATGCCCTGCATGTATTGATGAGTGTGTCCGGGCGCGCCCACGGTGCTGCCAATGTCGAGCTGGCGAAGCTCGGACGAACCCGGCGCGTTGCGCTGACGGTGAATCAGTTTTCAACCGTCGGTCGGATTGTCGCGCAAACAGACCTGATTTCCATTGTGCCACAGCATGTGATTGCGTCGATTGGCATGGCCGATGTGTTGGCAGTTAAAGCTGTGCCATTCGAATTGCCGACTGTGCAAGTGGATCTACTCTGGCACGATCGTGACCGGCGTAATCCATCGCATAGATGGATGCGTGAAACACTGAGCGTACTGTCCAACGAACAGTCACCCTCCGGCAACCACACGAAATCTTTGCACACCATGCCATTGTCGCCGGCACCGTAGTTTCGTAAATAGTGACTGTTCCTGGAACTCTCTCCTTTTGTAACGAGGTATTCGCGTGAGATTACCCGTTTCAACGCGCTGGCCTTGTCTTCGATCGATAGCATGTTCGCCCTCGTTCTCCAACGCCAGCTTCGACACCGAAATTCAGCAGCGTCGCGAACACCGGTCCGGTGTTCAAGGAGAACGGCGATAGACGATAAGGCCGACTAATCCTTGGAGCGCCTGCGAGGCGCCTGCACGGGCTCAAGGGAGTCAGAACAGTGAAAGTGACGCAAACCGGTTATTTGGCCGGCAGTGCGCCATTTGCATACAGGGCCATCGGACAAACAAGGCTAGGAACGAGCTGTTCAGAGCACGAAGCTATCGCTAAAAAGCGCAATTTGGCGCACGGGCTCTGTTAGAGCACTTGCTGAGCCGGTCCGCAGACGCGGAACCGGCAGGCTGAACAAGCTGCGGTATCCGCTCGGGCGCCGCCTGACTGCAGCAGATCTTCGATTTCGTCCTGGCCGAAACCATACTCACGCAGCAGCTCCTGCGTGTGCTCACCCAAGCGCGGGGCTGGGTGCCGCAGCGTGGCCGGGGTCTCGCTCCATTGCTGTGGGATGCCGATGGTGCGGATCGTGCCTTCGCTCGGGTGCTGCTGCTCGCTAAAGAAGCCCACGGCCCGCCAGCAGCAGCGAGGCATACGGGCCCATGAAGTTGGATGTCAGGTCGAGGATACGCAGGCCTGCGAGAGGGCCGTTCATGTGGTCTCCTGGTGTCAATGGATGGTGAGGCCGCCGGTTGGGCTGATGACAGTGCCGGTGAGGTAGGCCGCATCATCGGAGGCGAAGAATGCCACGACCTTGCCGATGTCCGCCGGACTGGCCACGCCCAGCGGGCTGCGCGCCACGATTTTTTCGTACTGCTTGCGGTGCATGTCCGAGACCGTGCTGTCGGGGGAGAACACCGCCTCCCACGAGGGGGTGTCGCGCACCACCGTCACGCAGACGCAGTTCACACGGATGCGCTCCCGCGCCAGGTCCTTGGCCAGCACCTTGCTCGCGGCGATCAGTCCACCTGAGAAACTGGCGATGGCCGTCTGCCCCGGTGTGGGGGTGCGTCCGCCCTCGGAGATGACGAACACCACGCTGCCGCCGCCACGCTCGCGCATCGCGGGCACGGCGGCCTGTACCACCAGCAGCTTGGCCGCGAGGGCTTGGTCGACGAAATGGGTCACGCGCTGCAGGTCGACGTCGGCGAACGGGCCGCGTACTTCGGGCGAGCGCGCCTCGTCGTCGTTGCCGCCCGCATTGGGCACGACGATATCCACACCGCCGAACTGGCGTACCGCCTCAGCCACCACGGCCTGCATGTCGGCGCGGGACCGCACATCGCCCGGGGCGAAGCACGCCTGGCTCCCGTCGGCGCGTATCTCGCCGAGCACGGCCTGGGCTTTGTCCGCGCTCCTGCCGTTGATGACGACATGCGCGCCGCGCGCGGCCAGGTGCAGCGCCACGCCCTTGCCGATGCCTCCCGTACCGCCAGTAACGATGGCGACCTTGCCATGCAATGAGTCGATGGCCGATAGTGTTGACATATTGCATTTCTCCTCTTGACATCGAATGCAGTGTAGGTGGCCCGCCATGTGGGCTCAAGTGCGGATTCTCGAAGAGCAGATTGCCGAAAACGAAAGCCAACTAATCGAGGAGAAAGGCAGCGCATCGCAATCTGCAAACCGAATTGCAGCGCCTGCTTCGACACTTGTTGCAAATAGAGCGCATCTGCGGTTGCGAAGAACTAGTTCGACAGATAGGAGACAAACATGCCGCAATTTTGTGGAAAGCATTTGGCATCGACCGCTCGATGACCAAGCTATTTGCGGCCGTCAGAAAGGCCAGTCGCGTCGATATCATTTATTATGAACGGAACCAAGCTCGGACTTGCTTTCGCATACGCCAGAGTTTCCCGAACGATGTCTCGCCGCGAACGGGCTGCGTGCCAGAGTGACGCCGGGGAAGGGCGCCTTTTCGGGGCAGCGAAAAAAATAAAATCGCAAAATGACCTGAATCGCCTATCTTGATTGGTTGTTGACGAGCTACGGAACAAACGGAAGCAGATAACGAAATTTCCGTGACGCGACGACAAATTCCACGGCGAGAAGCATGAGCGCTGTCGCCGAGTGGCCTACAGACGAGTGTCCCGGCATCTGGCCAATCTAACAAGGTACGCTCCTGGAAATCGAAATTACATGCATGGTTGCAACGACGCTTTATAGGCCGTTCGGAGCACGCAAGCTGAGTCAGCGTGCGTCGACGGAAAGGTAGCTCTGGAAATCGTCTAGCGGTCGTCACAACAGATTCGTTTGCTGTTAGCGCAGCTCAGACATTGAACGATGAGCGGTGCCGAAAAATGCGGTGTCGTAGGTGAGCACGGTTGCCTCATCGCCAGTGCCTCGATTTTTCGAGTCTGCTAACTACCGATGTACGGACGGATCGGCAAAGATAACAGTCGATCATGCAGACCTGCCGAATGAACTGCAGGTCGCAGCGGGCGAGACGGTGGCGGCGCTCTGGACGTCGGCGCAGACGAGGTCGTGGGACGCACTGACCGAACTCGGCATGGAATCAGTGGCGGCTGTGGACGCTGCAAAAGCTATCGAAACGCAGCGCCGAACTGCGTACGCGGCGCACTCGAAGATCTCAAGCAAGCCCGAGCGAGTAAATCAGGAGATCGTTGATCAAATGCGTCGCGAGCTTGTAGCTGCGATCGCGACAAATGTTGGCATTGAAGGCGATTGTATGACGTTCGGCAACAGTTTTACACAAACAATCTGCGCTTTTTCGTGACACGTTACACCAGCGATCCTCTTTCGCATAATTTATATTATGTCAAATACCATGTTTGTTGTCGGGCGGGCTCGTGCTTCCCTGGCGGGGTAAACGGTTAGCCGACCGTGTCGGCTTGTTTATCCCGGCCTTCTCCTGCGCCGCTGTTTCGACGCGCTGGCCTTTATCGCAACGCCGGGTTCGGTCCCGCGCCCAGGATGAGTCGGCAGTGTCCATGCAAGGCTGTAACGGTAGCCTCCCACGTCGCAGATCGCAAGCGCGAGGCGTGTCGACGCGAATCGGAGCATTCGTGCGCTGCCAGTCGTCCGGGCGTTCGTCGTCCGGTTGGCTGATCGATGCGCCAGCCGGGCCGCAGGCGGA
This genomic stretch from Massilia putida harbors:
- a CDS encoding CoA transferase; this encodes MGFFSEQQHPSEGTIRTIGIPQQWSETPATLRHPAPRLGEHTQELLREYGFGQDEIEDLLQSGGARADTAACSACRFRVCGPAQQVL
- a CDS encoding LysR family transcriptional regulator, translated to MSFLSLDLNLLKVFDAIMSEQNLTRAADRLSMTQPAASNALRRLRAALDDELFIRGQHGLKPTTYAELLWPAVRQALTTLEVALTPRQLSASEAHATYRLMMADSAAALLMPPLMHAIRQEAPGLDVRMLPLTTRDPRPLLLQNDIDIAIGSYPGVVLQLNVEQGELSPIRHQQLYSGEYRCIMRKNHPLARGELTLDSYCDALHVLMSVSGRAHGAANVELAKLGRTRRVALTVNQFSTVGRIVAQTDLISIVPQHVIASIGMADVLAVKAVPFELPTVQVDLLWHDRDRRNPSHRWMRETLSVLSNEQSPSGNHTKSLHTMPLSPAP
- a CDS encoding SDR family NAD(P)-dependent oxidoreductase, coding for MSTLSAIDSLHGKVAIVTGGTGGIGKGVALHLAARGAHVVINGRSADKAQAVLGEIRADGSQACFAPGDVRSRADMQAVVAEAVRQFGGVDIVVPNAGGNDDEARSPEVRGPFADVDLQRVTHFVDQALAAKLLVVQAAVPAMRERGGGSVVFVISEGGRTPTPGQTAIASFSGGLIAASKVLAKDLARERIRVNCVCVTVVRDTPSWEAVFSPDSTVSDMHRKQYEKIVARSPLGVASPADIGKVVAFFASDDAAYLTGTVISPTGGLTIH